A window of the Loxodonta africana isolate mLoxAfr1 chromosome 3, mLoxAfr1.hap2, whole genome shotgun sequence genome harbors these coding sequences:
- the LOC100662769 gene encoding olfactory receptor 7D4-like — protein MLLLLSPAYNTSCMEAENQTKFSQFLLLGFSEDSELQPLFFGLFLSMYVVAVVGNLFIILAVISDSHLHIPMYFFLSNLSFADICFITTTVPKMLVNIQTQSKDISYIGCLTQVYFFMIFIGLENFLLSMMAYDRFVAICYPLHYTVILNPQLCVLLVLISWVIIFWVALLHILLITRLNFCIGTEIPHFFCELAQIIKLACSDTLINNIFLYVLTNLLVVFPFSGILFSYSQIVSSLMRMSSSEAKYKAFSTCGSHLSVVSLFYGTGIGVYLSSAVTHSSQESSIASVIYTVVMPMLNPFIYSLRNKDVKGALGKLLSRALSCSSW, from the coding sequence ATGTTGCTTTTACTGTCTCCAGCCTACAACACTAGCTGCATGGAagcagaaaaccaaacaaaattttCACAATTCCTTCTGCTGGGATTCTCAGAGGATTCTGAACTTCAGCCCCTCTTCTTTGGACTCTTCCTGTCCATGTACGTGGTCGCTGTAGTTGGGAACCTGTTCATCATCCTGGCTGTCATCTCTGACTCCCACCTTCACatccccatgtacttcttcctctccaacctgtCCTTTGCTGACATCTGTTTCATCACCACCACGGtcccaaagatgctggtgaacattCAGACACAGAGCAAAGACATCTCCTACATAGGATGCCTCACTCAAGTGTATTTCTTCATGATTTTTATTGGATTGGAGAATTTTCTCCTGTCCATGATGGCTTATGACCGATTTGTGGCCATCTGTTACCCCCTGCACTACACAGTCATCCTGAACCCCCAGCTCTGTGTCTTGTTGGTTCTGATATCTTGGGTCATCATTTTCTGGGTCGCTCTGCTTCATATTCTACTAATAACACGGCTGAACTTCTGTATAGGTACTGAAATTCCACATTTCTTCTGTGAACTGGCTCAAATTATCAAATTAGCCTGCTCTGATACCCTCATCAATAACATTTTCTTGTATGTATTGACTAACCTGCTGGTAGTGTTTCCCTTCTCAGGGATCCTCTTTTCTTACTCGCAGATTGTCTCCTCCTTAATGAGGATGTCCTCTTCTGAGGCCAAGTATAAGGCATTTTccacctgtgggtctcacctctctGTCGTCTCTTTGTTCTATGGGACAGGCATTGGCGTCTACCTGAGTTCTGCTGTGACCCATTCTTCCCAGGAGAGCTCTATTGCCTCAGTGATATACACTGTGGTCATGCCCATGTTGAACCCTTTCATCTACAGCCTAAGGAACAAGgatgtgaaaggagccctggga